Proteins encoded together in one Fundulus heteroclitus isolate FHET01 unplaced genomic scaffold, MU-UCD_Fhet_4.1 scaffold_388, whole genome shotgun sequence window:
- the LOC118560106 gene encoding uncharacterized protein LOC118560106 isoform X2, whose translation MQETSSASLLTNALIHPEGQNASSNPQHGIRFFDLTGVEQENVLLTPFNYGFFDETSGNPYLQHGVHQAQPQRTRPESKLTLKNRPSRSKTRQDFASQNTSTPKQETDKVIDLRTPPPVRQPLFLHSAVAGIQPRQLFVAQTPTLQNNQVQTDVPQATIPPANHTNLTLSVETSVQTVQDQRETTSYEAALLRENGAEGAEIQPPNAPQTDLPATSSDAALLRENGAEGAEIQPPNAPQTDLPATSSDGE comes from the exons ATGCAAGAAACCTCTTCAGCTTCGCTCCTCACTAACGCTCTGATCCACCCCGAGGGTCAGAACGCAAGCTCCAACCCACAACATGGCATACGCTTCTTTG acctcacaggtgtggagcaagaaaatgtacttttaacaccGTTCAACTACG gtttttttgatGAGACGAGCGGTAATCCTTACCTACAGCACGGTGTTCACCAGGCTCAGCCGCAAAGAACCCGGCCAGAGAGCAAACTTACACTGAAAAACCGCCCGTCCCGAAGCAAAACCCGCCAGGACTTTGCCTCGCAAAATACGTCTACCCCTAAACAAGAAACAGATAAAGTCATTGATCTGCGTACACCGCCGCCGGTTCGCCAACCTCTCTTCCTCCACTCAGCGGTAGCGGGTATTCAACCTCGCCAGCTGTTTGTAGCACAAACACCCACCCTGCAAAACAACCAAGTCCAAACGGATGTACCACAAGCAACGATTCCACCAGCAAACCATACCAATC TCACACTGAGCGTTGAAACTTCAGTTCAGACGGTTCAAGACCAGCGGGAGACTACATCATACG AAGCAGCCCTCCTGAGGGAAAACGGTGCTGAAGGTGCAGAGATACAACCCCCTAACGCACCTCAAACTGATCTGCCAGCAACCTCTTCAGACG CAGCCCTCCTGAGGGAAAACGGTGCTGAAGGTGCAGAGATACAACCCCCTAACGCACCTCAAACTGATCTGCCAGCAACCTCTTCAGACGGTGagtaa
- the LOC118560106 gene encoding uncharacterized protein LOC118560106 isoform X3 yields MQETSSASLLTNALIHPEGQNASSNPQHGIRFFDLTGVEQENVLLTPFNYGFFDETSGNPYLQHGVHQAQPQRTRPESKLTLKNRPSRSKTRQDFASQNTSTPKQETDKVIDLRTPPPVRQPLFLHSAVAGIQPRQLFVAQTPTLQNNQVQTDVPQATIPPANHTNLTLSVETSVQTVQDQRETTSYAALLRENGAEGAEIQPPNAPQTDLPATSSDEAALLRENGAEGAEIQPPNAPQTDLPATSSDGE; encoded by the exons ATGCAAGAAACCTCTTCAGCTTCGCTCCTCACTAACGCTCTGATCCACCCCGAGGGTCAGAACGCAAGCTCCAACCCACAACATGGCATACGCTTCTTTG acctcacaggtgtggagcaagaaaatgtacttttaacaccGTTCAACTACG gtttttttgatGAGACGAGCGGTAATCCTTACCTACAGCACGGTGTTCACCAGGCTCAGCCGCAAAGAACCCGGCCAGAGAGCAAACTTACACTGAAAAACCGCCCGTCCCGAAGCAAAACCCGCCAGGACTTTGCCTCGCAAAATACGTCTACCCCTAAACAAGAAACAGATAAAGTCATTGATCTGCGTACACCGCCGCCGGTTCGCCAACCTCTCTTCCTCCACTCAGCGGTAGCGGGTATTCAACCTCGCCAGCTGTTTGTAGCACAAACACCCACCCTGCAAAACAACCAAGTCCAAACGGATGTACCACAAGCAACGATTCCACCAGCAAACCATACCAATC TCACACTGAGCGTTGAAACTTCAGTTCAGACGGTTCAAGACCAGCGGGAGACTACATCATACG CAGCCCTCCTGAGGGAAAACGGTGCTGAAGGTGCAGAGATACAACCCCCTAACGCACCTCAAACTGATCTGCCAGCAACCTCTTCAGACG AAGCAGCCCTCCTGAGGGAAAACGGTGCTGAAGGTGCAGAGATACAACCCCCTAACGCACCTCAAACTGATCTGCCAGCAACCTCTTCAGACGGTGagtaa
- the LOC118560106 gene encoding uncharacterized protein LOC118560106 isoform X1 — MQETSSASLLTNALIHPEGQNASSNPQHGIRFFDLTGVEQENVLLTPFNYGFFDETSGNPYLQHGVHQAQPQRTRPESKLTLKNRPSRSKTRQDFASQNTSTPKQETDKVIDLRTPPPVRQPLFLHSAVAGIQPRQLFVAQTPTLQNNQVQTDVPQATIPPANHTNLTLSVETSVQTVQDQRETTSYEAALLRENGAEGAEIQPPNAPQTDLPATSSDEAALLRENGAEGAEIQPPNAPQTDLPATSSDGE, encoded by the exons ATGCAAGAAACCTCTTCAGCTTCGCTCCTCACTAACGCTCTGATCCACCCCGAGGGTCAGAACGCAAGCTCCAACCCACAACATGGCATACGCTTCTTTG acctcacaggtgtggagcaagaaaatgtacttttaacaccGTTCAACTACG gtttttttgatGAGACGAGCGGTAATCCTTACCTACAGCACGGTGTTCACCAGGCTCAGCCGCAAAGAACCCGGCCAGAGAGCAAACTTACACTGAAAAACCGCCCGTCCCGAAGCAAAACCCGCCAGGACTTTGCCTCGCAAAATACGTCTACCCCTAAACAAGAAACAGATAAAGTCATTGATCTGCGTACACCGCCGCCGGTTCGCCAACCTCTCTTCCTCCACTCAGCGGTAGCGGGTATTCAACCTCGCCAGCTGTTTGTAGCACAAACACCCACCCTGCAAAACAACCAAGTCCAAACGGATGTACCACAAGCAACGATTCCACCAGCAAACCATACCAATC TCACACTGAGCGTTGAAACTTCAGTTCAGACGGTTCAAGACCAGCGGGAGACTACATCATACG AAGCAGCCCTCCTGAGGGAAAACGGTGCTGAAGGTGCAGAGATACAACCCCCTAACGCACCTCAAACTGATCTGCCAGCAACCTCTTCAGACG AAGCAGCCCTCCTGAGGGAAAACGGTGCTGAAGGTGCAGAGATACAACCCCCTAACGCACCTCAAACTGATCTGCCAGCAACCTCTTCAGACGGTGagtaa